One Brachyspira pilosicoli P43/6/78 genomic window carries:
- a CDS encoding ABC transporter permease, protein MLDYVLKRLFISVLTLFVIVTITFFLMHTVPGGPFVGEKPLSKVALENLNKKYGLDKPLVVQYANYLKNAIKGDLGTSLTKIGQSVSGTIVRAFPVSFRLGIFSMFISTTIGVLFGIIAALRQGKAIDRAVMVAATLGIAVPSFVVATVSIIIFSVKLKILPAYGFDSFKQYLMPGFALSFSSLSFMARLMRSSMLDVIHQDYIKTARAKGISRSIIIFKHALRNAIIPIVTYIGPLAAAILTGSFVVEKIFNIPGLGRYFVESITQRDYPTILGVTIFYGAFLIAMNFLVDLSYGIIDPRIKIQD, encoded by the coding sequence ATGCTTGATTATGTTTTGAAGAGACTGTTTATATCAGTTTTAACTTTGTTTGTTATAGTAACTATCACTTTTTTCTTAATGCATACGGTACCGGGGGGACCATTTGTTGGAGAGAAGCCGCTTAGTAAAGTTGCTTTGGAGAATTTAAATAAAAAATATGGTTTAGATAAGCCCCTTGTTGTTCAATATGCAAACTATCTAAAAAATGCAATTAAAGGAGATTTAGGTACTTCTCTCACTAAAATAGGTCAATCTGTATCTGGTACTATAGTGAGAGCTTTTCCTGTGTCTTTTAGGCTTGGAATATTTAGTATGTTTATATCAACTACTATAGGCGTTTTGTTTGGAATTATTGCTGCTCTTAGACAGGGTAAAGCGATAGATAGGGCAGTTATGGTGGCAGCTACTTTGGGGATAGCGGTTCCTAGTTTTGTTGTTGCTACTGTTTCTATAATTATTTTTTCTGTAAAATTAAAAATACTTCCTGCTTATGGTTTTGATTCTTTTAAGCAATATTTAATGCCTGGTTTTGCTTTATCATTTAGTTCACTTAGTTTTATGGCTAGGCTTATGAGAAGTTCTATGCTTGATGTTATTCACCAAGATTATATAAAAACAGCTAGGGCAAAGGGTATATCAAGAAGTATTATTATATTTAAGCATGCTTTAAGAAATGCTATTATACCAATTGTTACATACATAGGACCTCTTGCTGCTGCTATACTTACTGGTTCTTTTGTTGTGGAGAAGATTTTTAATATACCTGGTCTTGGAAGATACTTTGTTGAAAGCATTACTCAAAGAGATTATCCTACAATATTAGGAGTTACTATATTTTATGGTGCTTTCTTAATAGCGATGAATTTCTTAGTTGATTTATCTTATGGTATTATAGACCCTAGAATAAAGATTCAAGATTAA
- a CDS encoding ABC transporter permease, whose amino-acid sequence MENSLDKSLFVKASEEEKAAAEVKRESVTYWQDAYRRFKKNKVALVSIIIIGIITLLSIFIPIVSEYEYAQINRGVENSLPTLEHPFGTDTLGRDLLVRCMIGARISLLIGIVSATLVVIIGIVYGSISGYFGGMLDNIMMRIVDIISAVPTLLIVVLLSVVLKAPMDKLFLQSESLRGIGLLGPGLFSIFIVISLLYWTNMARMTRGQILALKNQEFVTAARALGTPHSRIIFKHLIPNAMGAIIVSAMVQIPNAIFVEAFLSFLGLGVSAPMVSLGSLTSNAVSGVYSYPYQLLFPAALISIIILCFNLVGDGLRDALDPRMKNR is encoded by the coding sequence ATGGAAAATAGTTTAGATAAATCGTTATTTGTAAAGGCAAGCGAAGAAGAAAAAGCTGCTGCAGAGGTAAAAAGAGAGAGTGTAACTTATTGGCAGGATGCATATAGAAGATTCAAAAAAAATAAAGTAGCTTTAGTTTCTATTATAATAATAGGTATTATTACTCTTCTTTCTATATTTATACCTATAGTATCAGAATATGAATATGCACAGATAAACAGAGGCGTAGAAAATAGTTTGCCTACATTAGAACACCCATTTGGTACAGATACTTTGGGAAGGGACTTACTTGTACGCTGTATGATAGGGGCTAGAATATCTCTTTTAATAGGTATTGTTTCTGCTACTTTGGTTGTAATAATAGGTATAGTTTATGGTTCTATATCTGGATATTTTGGCGGTATGCTTGATAATATTATGATGCGTATAGTAGATATTATCAGTGCTGTGCCTACGCTTTTAATTGTTGTATTATTATCTGTAGTGCTTAAAGCTCCTATGGATAAATTATTCTTACAAAGCGAATCTTTAAGAGGTATTGGTCTTTTGGGACCTGGACTTTTTAGTATATTTATAGTTATATCTTTGCTTTATTGGACTAATATGGCTAGAATGACTAGGGGACAAATTTTAGCATTAAAAAATCAGGAGTTTGTAACTGCTGCTAGGGCTTTGGGTACTCCGCATAGCAGAATAATTTTTAAGCATTTAATACCTAATGCTATGGGTGCTATAATAGTATCAGCTATGGTTCAAATACCTAATGCTATATTTGTTGAGGCTTTTTTAAGTTTCTTAGGTTTGGGTGTAAGTGCTCCTATGGTTTCGCTTGGCTCTTTAACTTCAAATGCTGTTAGCGGGGTTTATTCTTATCCTTATCAGCTGCTTTTTCCTGCTGCTTTAATAAGTATAATAATACTTTGTTTTAATTTGGTGGGTGATGGACTTAGAGATGCTTTAGACCCTAGAATGAAAAACAGATAA